In Janthinobacterium agaricidamnosum NBRC 102515 = DSM 9628, the DNA window TGCCAAAACCGCCGCCGCGCAAGGTTTCCGGTAAATAGAACAGGTCGATGAACAGCAAGCCGAGCGAGGTGCGTCCGCTGATGCCGCCCAGTACCGCCTGGGTGTCCGGATCGGTCAGCAAGACCGCCAGCGGGCGGTGATCGTCGATGCCGCTGATATCGATATTGAACTGGCTTAAGCCTTGCGCCAGTTGGGACATGGCCGCCGCATGTGGCGCTTCCGTCATGACGATCCTGGGTTGTTTCACCGGCGACTCCACATGGTTGTTTTTAAATGGCTGTATAAATATACAGTACTTCGGCCATGTGGTGAAGTCCGGCTTATGCCGTCAGCTGGATCTTGAAACCTTCATGGCTGGCGCTAAATCCCAGCCGCGCATAAAAGCGGTGCGCTTCGGTGCGGGTCTTGTCGCTGGTCAGTTGAGCAACATTGCAGCCCCGTTCACGCGCCAGTCGCAAGGCCTGGGCGATGATCCAGTGGCCAATGCCCTGGCCGCGCAAGCTGCTGTCGACGCGCACCGTTTCGATATTGGCGCGCAAGGCGCCGCGCCGGCTCAGGCCGGGGATATAGCTCAGTTGCAGCATGCCGATCACGCGGCCATCGAGTTCGCCCAGCAACAGGTATTGGTTGGCGTCGGTATCGATCGCCTCGAATGCCTGGACATACACACTGTCGTCGCTGCCGGCCGCGTCGCGGGCCTGGCCCAGCACATCGTCGGCCAGCAATTCCAGCAGGCGCGGCAAGTCGGCGCGCACGGCGCGGCGTGTCGTCAGGTTTTTATGGTGAATCGTCTGTGTCATATCAGCTTGCTCCAAGGCTCGTTGGTGATGGACCAGACAGTATATGCCTCGCCACACAATCCCGCCGCCAGCCCTTGCCGGCCGGCGGTTTATAGAATAGCGGCCAGTCGGTGCTGTATAATAAAGAGAAAGTATCTAACTACCTGATTTAACTGAATAAAGAATAATCACCTTACATGTTATCCACCGCAAATATTACGATGCAATTTGGCGCAAAGCCATTGTTTGAAAATATCTCCGTCAAGTTCGGCGACGGCAACCGCTATGGTTTGATCGGCGCCAACGGCTGCGGCAAATCGACTTTCATGAAGATTCTCGGCGGCGACCTGGAGCCGTCGGCAGGCAATGTGATGCTCGACACCAACGAGCGGCTCGGTAAATTGCGCCAGGATCAATTTGCCTATGAAGACATGCGCGTACTCGACGTGGTCATGATGGGCCACACCGAGATGTGGGCCGCGATCCAGCAGCGCGACGCGATCTATGCCAATCCGGAAGCCACCGACGACGACTACATGCTGGCCGCCGAACTGGAAGGCAAAGTCTCCGAATACGACGGTTATACCGCTGAATCGCGCGCCGGCGAACTGTTGCTGGGCGCCGGCGTGGCGATCGATTTGCACCACGGCCCGATGAGCAATGTGTCGCCCGGCTGGAAACTGCGGGTGTTGCTGGCGCAGGCGCTGTTCTCGAATCCGGATATCCTGTTGCTCGACGAACCGACCAACAACCTGGACATCAACACCATCCGCTGGCTGGAAGACGTGCTGAACGAGCGCAATTCGACGATGATCATCATTTCCCATGATCGCCACTTCCTGAACCAGGTCTGCACCCACGTGGCCGACATGGATTACGGCACGCTGAAGATTTATCCGGGCAATTACGACGAATACATGTTCGCCTCGACCCAGGCGCGCAACCAGCAACTGGCCAACAATGCCAAAGCGAAAGACAAGGTCGCCGAATTGCAGGAATTCGTGCGCCGTTTCGCCGCCAATAAATCGAAAGCCCGCCAGGCGACGTCGCGCGCCAAGCAAATCGAAAAGATCAAGGTCGACGATATCAAGCCATCGTCGCGCGCCTATCCCTTCGTGCGTTTCGACGGCGAAAAGAAATTGCACCGCCTGGCGGTGGAAGTCGAGAATATCTCGAAAGGTTTCGACCGCCAGCTGTTCAAGAACTTCAGCATCATGGTCGAAGCGGGCGAGCGCATCGCCATCATCGGCGCCAACGGCGCCGGCAAGACCACCATGCTGCGTTGCATCGCGGGCGATATGGCCGGCTTGCAGCCGGATCAAGGCCGCGTCAAGTGGGCCGAAAACGCCAACGTCGGCTACATGCCGCAAGATCCGACCGAAGATTTCGCCAAGGATACCAACTTGACCGACTGGATGGGCAAGTGGACCAAGGAAGGCGACGACGACCAGGCCGTGCGTTCTATCCTGGGCCGTTTGCTGTTCGGCGGCGACGATGTCAAGAAGGCCGTCAAGGTACTGTCCGGCGGTGAAAAGGGCCGCATGATGTACGGCAAGCTGATGCTGGGCCGCCACAACGTGCTGTTGCTCGATGAACCGACCAACCACATGGACATGGAATCGATCGAATCGTTGAACATCGCGCTGGAAAAATACGCCGGCACGCTGATTTTCGTGTCGCATGACCGCGAATTCGTGTCGTCGCTGGCCAACCGCATCATCGAGATCAAGGAAAACGAGATCGTCGATTACAGCGGCAATTACGAAGAGTACCTGAAGAGCCAGGGTATCGACTGATTGTGCGGGGGAGGGGCGGATGACGCGCCAGGCGCTGATCCTTCCCGCCGTGCGGAGCCAGCCGGCTCCGGCGAAA includes these proteins:
- a CDS encoding GNAT family N-acetyltransferase, with the protein product MKQPRIVMTEAPHAAAMSQLAQGLSQFNIDISGIDDHRPLAVLLTDPDTQAVLGGISGRTSLGLLFIDLFYLPETLRGGGFGSTLLKMAEDEARRRGCRSAVLYTISFQAPGFYQRQGWSVFGEIPCQPSGSSRVFMRKDLS
- a CDS encoding GNAT family N-acetyltransferase; translated protein: MTQTIHHKNLTTRRAVRADLPRLLELLADDVLGQARDAAGSDDSVYVQAFEAIDTDANQYLLLGELDGRVIGMLQLSYIPGLSRRGALRANIETVRVDSSLRGQGIGHWIIAQALRLARERGCNVAQLTSDKTRTEAHRFYARLGFSASHEGFKIQLTA
- a CDS encoding ABC-F family ATPase yields the protein MLSTANITMQFGAKPLFENISVKFGDGNRYGLIGANGCGKSTFMKILGGDLEPSAGNVMLDTNERLGKLRQDQFAYEDMRVLDVVMMGHTEMWAAIQQRDAIYANPEATDDDYMLAAELEGKVSEYDGYTAESRAGELLLGAGVAIDLHHGPMSNVSPGWKLRVLLAQALFSNPDILLLDEPTNNLDINTIRWLEDVLNERNSTMIIISHDRHFLNQVCTHVADMDYGTLKIYPGNYDEYMFASTQARNQQLANNAKAKDKVAELQEFVRRFAANKSKARQATSRAKQIEKIKVDDIKPSSRAYPFVRFDGEKKLHRLAVEVENISKGFDRQLFKNFSIMVEAGERIAIIGANGAGKTTMLRCIAGDMAGLQPDQGRVKWAENANVGYMPQDPTEDFAKDTNLTDWMGKWTKEGDDDQAVRSILGRLLFGGDDVKKAVKVLSGGEKGRMMYGKLMLGRHNVLLLDEPTNHMDMESIESLNIALEKYAGTLIFVSHDREFVSSLANRIIEIKENEIVDYSGNYEEYLKSQGID